Genomic window (Acidimicrobiia bacterium):
ACGAGTGGTCCAAGTCACGAGCAAGATCATCGAGGGCAGCGTCGAGTGGCTGATGCCGCAGCCGCAGCGCGAAAGATTGGAGCTGCGGTTTGATGGCGATAGGGGCGACCGTTGCGGTCTGGATGAGCGACTCCTCCAGACCCGACGCCCCGGCCATGGTGTCGCGGATCATGTCCGCCCAGGTGGCAATGGCATCGGCCGTCGCTGCTTCCTCTGCACGCCTGGCTGTGCCCCCCACGGCTGCAGGTCCTGCCAGTAGTCCGAGCGCGGCCCCGATCCCGGCAACCGGCCAACCGGTCCCTAGCCCCACGACGATGCCCACCAGCAGCGAGACGGCGAGCCATGCGACGGCACGATTCGCCGGCACTTCGTTGGGGACGAGTCGCCGCGCCTCGGGTACGACGCGGACTCCCCTAGCTGCGGTGATCCCCAGCCACAGCCCGAAACCTGCAACGGCCCCGGCGCCGGCAATTAGCAGGACCTGCATACTTACCACCACCCTGCCACATTGGCCAGATATGAGGGGTCGAAGCCGACACGGACGAGACGGTCCAACGTGTCGTTGCGGATGGTCGGCCCGGGTGCCGGAGTCGCCCTCCCGTCGGTTGATGGTCGGTATACCTCGTTGGTTGCGATCTGACGTTCCTCGGCATCGAGCACTTCGCGGATGCTGGTGACCCGACGCATGCCATCGACCCAGCCGAGATGGACGATCAGATCGACGGCGTTGGCGATCCACTTGTTCGAGGTCTGCTCATCGAGACCGGCCTCGGCCGTGTACATGCCGAGCCGCACGATGGCGCCCTTCGATGAGTCGGCATGAATAGACGACATGGACCCGTCGTTGCCCTGGGACATGGCGCGGAGCATGTCAACGACCTCGACACCGCGGATCTCCCCGACGATCACCCGGTCGGGGTTCTGACGTAGCGTCGCCCGCACACAGTCGGCCAACGTCGCTTCGCCCCGGCCCTCGATGTTGGCGCCCCGTCGCTCCCACATGACCTGGTCCGGGTGGAGATCTGCGAACCGATCCAACCCGATTTCGAGGTTGTCTTCGACGGTCACGACGCGTTCATCGGGCGGGATCTCGTTCAACAGGCACCGCAACATCGTGGTCTTGCCCGTGTTGGTGCCGCCCGCAACGATCAAGTTCAGCTTCGCCTGCACCGCCGCGGCGAGGAACGCTGCCAACCCCTCGTCGATGACGC
Coding sequences:
- a CDS encoding ATPase, T2SS/T4P/T4SS family, with protein sequence MNSDMDLRGQLHGAVAEKLSEQLRSLDGDHPLSLDDEKALTRSLIAAELRRLAEDAYRNGEAPLDAATESELADAVFDRVHGLGRLQPYIDDPELANIHVNGHDNVWLVYRDGTKIHGEPAADSDRELIEIIATAARRMGRSEKRWDQVSWELHLQLPGGERLHAVMGLTGRPAITIRRHDFSIYRLKHLIDLGVIDEGLAAFLAAAVQAKLNLIVAGGTNTGKTTMLRCLLNEIPPDERVVTVEDNLEIGLDRFADLHPDQVMWERRGANIEGRGEATLADCVRATLRQNPDRVIVGEIRGVEVVDMLRAMSQGNDGSMSSIHADSSKGAIVRLGMYTAEAGLDEQTSNKWIANAVDLIVHLGWVDGMRRVTSIREVLDAEERQIATNEVYRPSTDGRATPAPGPTIRNDTLDRLVRVGFDPSYLANVAGWW